A stretch of Arachis hypogaea cultivar Tifrunner chromosome 15, arahy.Tifrunner.gnm2.J5K5, whole genome shotgun sequence DNA encodes these proteins:
- the LOC112748041 gene encoding DNA ligase 1-like gives MTKPPSAFDALMSGARAAAAAAAKKKKSEQSQQPTASSSKKRKPSSSTLPTPTSTLNPNEEPEKEGPPPTKTRHVSSSSALQELKKRVPQLTAKPSKFDPSSVACWEKGTPVPFSLLALALDMISLEPGRIKMTDIACNLMKTVIYSTPEDLVPLIYLLAKRVAPAHEGLELGIGETSIIKALAEATGRTESKIKKLYQDEGDLGKVAKECRSSQSMMRKPEALTIRKVFNTFRLIAKESGRDSQMKKKNHIKALLVAATDCEPKYLIRFLQGKLRIGVAEQTLLAALGQAAVQSEEHSKPPAGIKSPLEEAVKIVKQVYSVLPVYDEIVSALLTHGVWKLPSTCNFTPGIPVGPMLSKPRKGISDILNSLQDVQFTCEYKYDGERAQVHYMENGSVEIYSRNAERNTGKFPDVVAAISRLKKSTVSSFVLDCEIVGYNREKQTIRPFQDLTTRPRKNVSVDNIKVDVCIFAFDILYLNGRVLLQDNLKIRREHLYASFEEETGVFQYATAITSNDTEEIQKFLDKAVGSSCEGLIIKTLNEDSTYEPSNRSNNWLKLKKDYLDNIGDSMDLVPIAAFHGRGKRTGVYGAFLLACYDYNNEEFQSICKIGTGFTEEVLEERSKSLGSQVIPGPKRYYRYGDKMKPDVWFEASEVWEVKAADLTISPVHRAAVGIVDSDKGISLRFPRLVRVRPDKTPEQASSSEQVAEMYNVQKATQTKEKETTKQDGSESPKKQICSEDEDEDEDEVADEDVDVDVMHMKMKISELLSYTIVPIESQHFC, from the exons ATGACCAAACCACCCTCCGCCTTCGACGCTCTCATGTCCGGTGCTcgcgccgccgccgccgccgctgcCAAGAAGAAGAAATCCGAGCAGTCGCAGCAACCAACTGCTTCTTCTTCCAAGAAGCGAAAACCTTCATCCTCCACTCTCCCCACTCCAACCTCCACGCTAAACCCTAATGAAGAACCGGAGAAAGAAGGCCCTCCTCCGACCAAGACTCGCCACGTGTCTTCTTCATCTGCCTTGCAGGAGCTGAAGAAGCGCGTTCCGCAGCTGACGGCGAAGCCTTCGAAATTCGATCCTAGCTCAGTGGCTTGTTGGGAGAAGGGCACGCCTGTGCCGTTCTCGTTACTGGCGTTGGCGCTTGACATGATTTCTCTGGAGCCTGGCAGAATCAAGATGACAGATATTGCGTGCAATTTGATGAAGACTGTGATATACTCTACCCCTGAGGATCTTGTGCCTCTGATTTATCTCTTGGCGAAGAG GGTTGCTCCGGCGCATGAAGGGCTGGAATTGGGAATTGGCGAGACTTCCATTATTAAGGCACTTGCTGAGGCAACTGGAAGAACTGAATCCAAAATCAAGAAGCTGTATCAG GACGAGGGTGATTTGGGAAAAGTTGCCAAGGAATGCCGTTCATCTCAGTCCATGATGCGGAAGCCTGAGGCTCTGACTATTAGGAAGGTTTTCAACACCTTCCGTCTTATTGCCAAG GAATCTGGAAGAGACAGtcaaatgaagaaaaagaatcaTATAAAGGCACTTCTTGTTGCTGCAACTGACTGCGAACCTAAATATCTTATCCGTTTTCTACAG GGAAAATTGCGGATTGGTGTGGCTGAGCAAACTCTCTTAGCTGCATTAGGCCAAGCAGCAGTACAGAGTGAAGAACATTCTAAACCACCTGCTGGTATTAAGTCTCCTTTGGAAGAG GCTGTAAAAATTGTTAAACAAGTCTATTCTGTTCTACCTGTCTACGACGAAATAGTATCTGCACTTCTTACACATGGTGTATGGAAACTTCCATCAACATGTAATTTTACTCCTGGTATTCCAGTTGGACCTATGCTGTCAAAACCGAGGAAGGGTATCTCTGATATTCTAAATTCATTGCAAGATGTGCAGTTTACTTGTGAATACAAGTATGATGGAGAGCGTGCCCAG GTACATTACATGGAAAATGGTTCAGTTGAGATTTATAGTAGAAATGCTGAGCGGAATACTGGGAAGTTTCCTGATGTTGTTGCTGCAATTTCAAG GTTAAAGAAATCAACTGTATCATCATTTGTTCTTGATTGTGAAATTGTTGGATATAATCGTGAGAAACAGACCATCCGTCCTTTCCAG GATCTTACTACTCGGCCTCGTAAAAATGTATCTGTGGATAATATAAAGGTTGATGTCTGCATATTTGCTTTTGATATACTGTATCTTAATGGCCGAGTACTTCTTCAGGATAACCTGAAAATCCGTAGAGAG CATCTTTATGCCTCTTTTGAAGAAGAAACTGGAGTTTTTCAGTATGCAACGGCAATAACATCAAATGACACTGAGGAAATTCAGAAATTTCTCGACAAAGCTGTTGGATCAAG CTGTGAGGGATTAATCATTAAAACTTTAAATGAAGATTCTACATATGAACCTTCCAATCGGTCAAACAATTGGCTAAAACTGAAGAAAGATTATCTGGATAA CATAGGGGACTCGATGGATTTGGTACCTATAGCTGCATTCCACGGACGTGGGAAACGTACAG GAGTCTATGGTGCTTTTCTTCTTGCTTGCTATGACTACAATAACGAAGAATTTCAAAGTATTTGTAAGATTG GAACAGGATTTACTGAAGAAGTGCTCGAAGAGCGTTCTAAAAGTCTTGGTTCTCAAGTGATTCCTGGGCCAAAG CGATACTATCGATATGGAGATAAAATGAAGCCTGATGTCTGGTTTGAAGCTAGCGAG gTATGGGAGGTGAAAGCTGCAGATTTGACCATCAGCCCAGTTCACCGAGCTGCAGTGGGCATAGTAGATTCAGATAAG ggcatatctcttagattcccacgGCTAGTTCGAGTTCGACCTGACAAAACACCCGAGCAGGCCTCATCATCTGAGCAG GTTGCTGAGATGTATAATGTTCAAAAAGCCActcaaactaaagaaaaagaaacaaccaAACAGGATGGTAGTGAGTCACCAAAAAAACAGATTTGCAGCGAAGACGAAGATGAAGACGAAGACGAAGTCGCAGATGAAGATGTAGATGTAGATGTAATGCATATGAAGATGAAGATAAGTGAGCTGCTGTCATACACTATTGTACCAATAGAATCTCAGCATTTTTGCTGA